TCGAATTCTCGCTCCGGCAGCGGGCGCTAGTGTTGCTGGCGACGTTCATCCTCATCGGCGTGGGCGTCTGGTCGGCATTGCGGTTGCCGATTGACGCCGTGCCGGACATCACCAATCCGCAGGTGCTCCTTAATACGGCTGTGCCCGCGCTCGCGCCGGAGGAAATTGAGAAACTCGTCACACTTCCGCTCGAAAGCCAGATGGCCGGACTGCCCGGCATGATCGAACTGCGCACGCTGTCGAAATTCGGTCTGTCGCAAATCCGAATGACGTTCGAGGACGACGTGGACCTGTATCGCACGCGGCAGTTGGTGACCGAACGGTTGTTGAGCGCGGCGGAAAAGTTGCCGCCCGATTTGCAGCCCCGGCTCGCGCCCATCAGCACCGCGCTCGGTGAAATCTTTTACTACTCGGTGGAGTTCGCAACGGACACGACGAACAAACCGCCCTCGCGTTACGAGCAGTTGCAGTCGCTCAAGCAGATTCAGGAATACGTCATCAGCCCGTTGCTCCGCCAGACGCCGGGCGTTGCGGAGGTGAATACGAGCGGCGGTTACGAGCGGCAGATTGTCATCATGCCCGACGCGGCGCGGCTCGCCAGCGTGGGCCTGAGCTTGGACGAACTCGCGCACGCCATCGGTGAGAACACCGAGAACGTCGGTGGCGGCATGGTGGAAATCGGCGGCGAACAAATCGTCATCCGCGCCAACAGTCGCGTGAACACGACGGAGGAAATCGCGCAGCTACCGCTGAAGTTTGCTGGGGCAACGCAACCATTGCTCGTGCAGGACGTGGCGAAAGTCGGCATCGGTTCAGGCTACCGCACCGGCGCGGCGACGGTGGACGGCCAGGAAAGTGTGATCGGCGGCGCGTTAATGCTCGCGGGTGGGAACAGCCGCATCGTGGCCCGCGACGTGGCGGCGAAACTCGCGCACATTCAAGAGAAATTGCCGCCCGGCGTGGATGTGCGCCCGCTCTACAACCGCTCGGATTTGATTAACGGCACGTTGCAGACGGTGAAGGCAAACCTCTTTGAAGGTGCGCTCCTCGTGGTGGTCGTGCTTTTCGCCATGCTCGGTAATTTTAGGGCCGCCGTCATCGTGGCCCTAGCGATTCCGCTCTCCATGCTGTTCGCGATGATCGGGATGGCGCAAAGCGGCGTGTCGGGCAATTTGATGAGCCTGGGCGCGGTTGACTTCGGTCTCGTTATTGATGGCGCGGTTATAATGTCGGAGAACATCATCCGTCATCTCGCGCTCAAGCAGAAGGCGCTGGGCCGCGAACTCACCACCGCAGAACGCCTGGAGGAAGTACGCTCCGGCGCCAGGGAGTCCGCCAATCCGATGTTCTTCGGGGTGCTGGTCGTCACCATCGTCTATGTGCCGATTCTCGCGCTGACCGGCATTGAGGGAAAAATGTTCCGCCCGATGGCCCTCACGGTCATCTTCGCGCTGGCCGGTTCGCTGGTGCTGGCGCTCACGCTGACGCCGGTGCTGTGCTCGTATTTCCTGCGCGGCAAAATCAAAGAGGACGAGGAGAACTGGCTGGTGCATTTCTTCAAGGCGATTTACAGGCCCGTGCTCACATGGGCGCTCCGTTTCAAGCTGGTCGTCGTGACTGCGGCCGTAGTGTTGGTCGGCTCCGCGCTTTTCCTCTTCACGCGATTGGGCGCGGACTTCATTCCGCAACTCGACGAAGGCACCATGCTGCTTCAATTCATCCGAAGCAGCAGCGCCGGGATGGACGCCTCCACGGACTTGCAGCAGAAGTCCGAGAAGCTGTTGCTGGAGAAGTTTCCGGAGATTGACCGCGTGTTCGGCTTGATCGGCACGGCCGAAATCGCGGTGGATCCGATGGGTCCGAACTTGTGCGACACTTACGTTGAATTCAAGCCGCGCCGCGAATGGCGGGAGATTGCGGGGGAAACGGCCACCAAGGAGCAACTGATTGACCTGATGCGCCGCGAACTCGCCGTCCATGCGCCGGGCCAGACCTATCTGTTCACGCAGCCGATTCTGATGCGCTTCAACGAAATGATGGCGGGCGTCCGCGCCGACATCGCGGTGAAAGTGTTCGGCGACGACTTCAAGGAACTCGAACGGCTCTCGACCGAGATTCGCGACCTGCTACGCAAAATTCCCGGTGCTGGCGACGTGGAGTTCGATGCGTTTGGACGCTCGCCATTGCTGGAGATCAAGCCCGACCGCGACGCGCTGCGCCGTTACAACCTGCAGGCGGGCGACCTCAACCAAGCCATCGCCACGGCACTCGCGGGCGAGGAAGTCGGCACGGTCATTGAAGGCAACCGGCGTTTCCCTATCGTCGTGCGACTCGCAGAAGACGCGCGCCGCAGCGTGGACACCATGAAGCGCCTGCCCGTGCGCACCGACGTGGGCGGCTTGCTCACGCTCGGCCAGGTCGCCACGTTTCAAATGACCGAACAGGTCGGCGCAGTCACGCGCGAATCCGGCCAGCGCCGCAGCGCGATTCTGGTGAACCTGCGCGGGCGCGACACGGAAGGATTCGTGAAGGAAGCGATGAGCCGCATCAAGACCGAGGTGAAGTTCCCGTCCGGCTACTACTACGAATTCGGCGGGCAATATGAGAACCTACAAAAGGCCCGCGCGCGGCTCGCCATCATCGTGCCGATGGCGTTGGTATTTATCTTCCTCCTCATCTTCACTTCACTGGGCGGTCTGCGGCATACGCTGATGGTCTGCACCGGCATCCCTCTCGCGATGGCGGGCGGCGTGTTCGCGCTCTGGCTGCGCGACATGCCGTTCACCATCAGCGCGGGCGTTGGCTTCATCGCGCTGACCGGCGTCGCAGTGCTGGACGATCTGATGATGTGCAGTTACTTCCACGTGCTCCGCGAACAAGGCCGCGACATTGCCACCAGCGTTCGCGAGGGCGCAATGACCCGGCTGCGCCCCGTGCTGATGACCGCGCTCGTCGCCAGCTTTGGCTTCGTACCGATGGCCATTTCGACCGGTGCGGGCGCGGAAGTGCAACGCCCGCTCGCCACCGTCGTCCTCGGCGGCATCATCACCTCAACCTTCCTCACGCTCGTCTTGCTGCCCGTGCTTTATGAGTGGCTGGAAGGAAAGAAGAAACCCGCGAACGACGCGCCATCGGAATCGCCTTCGAGTGAAGGCGGACCGTCTCCTGACGCCGCGACGACTTCATGACCACAAATGAACTCCCATCTCAGCGCCATCGGACTGTTCGCGGTAACGGCCTTAGCCGAAATCTTCGGGTGCTACTCGGTGTATCTCTGGCTGAACCTGAAACGCACGCCGCTTTGGTTGCTGCCCGGCGCGGTGAGTCTCGCGCTGTTTGCGTGGCTGCTGACCCTGCACCCCAGCGCCGCAGGCCGCACGTATGCCGCTTACGGCGGGATTTACATTGCGGCGTCGCTGGCTTGGCTGAAATGGGTGGACGGCCACTCTCCCGACCGGTGGGATTTTATCGGAGCCGCCGTGTGCCTGTTGGGCGCCGCCATCATTTGCTTCGCGCCGCGAGCAGGTGTCTGAGCGCAGGCGGTTGACACAGCCGGGATACAAGCGCATCCTAGCCTCGTGCTGCCCCGGTCGACCAACGTGCTGGTCGTTCTGACGCTGAACCTTTCGCTAGGGTTGCATTGGGCGTTGCTGCAATCTGTGGCATGGGTTGGTATGGCGGTGAAATTTTCGAATGATGCTCCTCTGACCGAAGCATTGCGCAAGACCTTCGACGGCAGGCATCCTTGCAAACTGTGCAAGGCGGTTGAGGAGGGCAAGCGTTCCGAGAAAAAGCAAGACGCCCTGAAAGTCCAAGGAAAACAGGAATTCTGTTTCGATTCCAAAATTTCCATTCCTTGTCCTTCGTCAGCTTTCACTCTGCTTCCCGTGCCGACTGATTGCGCGGCGAATCGAGCCGAGTCCCCGCCTGTCCCGCCTCCCCGCCGTTTTTTCATCTAATCCTCTCCCGCTTGTTCGTTGCCCGCGTCGTGTTGGAGTGGGCTCATTGATCTCCCTTTTATCAACCCGAGGCCCGCCGTGTGGCAGTGCCTCAAATTCTGAATGCCTGAAATGAAAAACTCGCCTCTTGAACAATTGAATGTTCTGACCGCGGTCCTTTCCTTCCAGTCGTGGGCGCTGTTCGCCGCGACCCTTACCGCTGTTCCCATGAAAGGCGGCATGGTGATACCGATGCTCTCGTATCAAGCCGCCGAAGGCCGTATGCACGTCATGGTGGACGCGACTGTGCCGCAACTCATGCCGTTGTGGGTGAGCGATCCCGGAGACAGCTTTGATCCGGGTGATCCGTGGTTCGAGGCGCTTGATCCTAGCTGGGAAAGCCAATCCTTCAGCCGCCGTTACGGTTTCGTGATGGACGCTGTAACTGATCCGCTACCGGTCGGGACACAAATGGGGATTCGCAAACTGTGCGGCACGCTGGTGTTGTCAGTCTATCGCTATGCGAACACCGCACCGAAAGCCTTTGCGCCAATCTTCCGCACGGACGGCACAACGAACGCGCTTCATTGGAACGGTATGATGTTTCATCCGACGTTCACCGCACCGTCTGGAACGAACACCTACACCGCCACCTTCAAGGCGTATCTGTTGATCACGGGGACCGGCCTGGAACTTCCAAACTCGAGCACCGGGCCGTTCGTTTCAGCTGGGCGAACGTGCCAGATGGTCGGCCCATTTTTGGCATTGAGCGGCGCATCGTGGTCTTCTGGCGGACAACGGCCACTGGCTATGTGTTGGAGGGCACAGACTCCCTGCCGGGCGGAACGTGGACACTCGTGACAAACTCTCCCGTCGCGGTAGATATCCGATCCGCTGTCGTGCTCGCGGTGGGAGACATGAGAAAATGTTTCCGGATGAAGCTCGCGCCGCGACAGCGCGACCTGACAAAACACCCACGACTCTCGGCCCACGAGGGCCGAGAGCGTGTCGCGCTTTCACGCTGATAGAACTGCGGTGGTGATTGCCATCATGGCTATTCTGGCCGCGCGATTATTGCCCGCGTTGGGCAAGGCGACGGAATCCGCCTGCCCCACGCAGTGCTTGGGCAACATGCGACAAGTTGGGCTGGCGGCGCGGCTCTATACCGACGAGAAGGAGCACAAATTCGAACGCCGCCAGCACTCGGCTTTCGTATACGGGCAGCCGACCTGGGGGCGGGCCATCGCGTCGCAACTCGGTTCGAGCAAGACCGCCTGTACCAGTCTTCTTCAAACCGTCTACCGCTGCCCAGGCGACAGGCGTCCCGTACCGTGGAGCTACGGGATGAACGTCTATCTCGAGCTTGGCCCGGAAGATGATTACAAGGGGAAACCGCAGACCTGGAGGCGAACCACCGCCGTCCCCAATCCAGCAGCCACGATTTTGGTCGCCTAAAGCGCCAGCAGTGCCGACCACATCATGGCGCATTTTTGGATCACCCCAGCCGATGCCGCCGATGTGGATTCGGGCCGTCACAAAAGCCGGGCGAACTACGCCTTCGTGGACGGCCACGCAGAAGCCCGGAAGCATGAGTTCACTTGCCAGCCGTCTAAACAATTAGACCCTTGGAATCCGAGCGGCAACCCATGAACTGAATGAAAGAAAACAAAACAGAAGAGCATGTGGTAATTCTTGGCAATACATTATTCGCCAGCCCATCATCTCCCGGATTGCTCCGCCCTTGCCTCCGTCGTATTGCTTGCCGCGTGCAGCGCATCAATGCAGGGATTTCGTTGATGCTGGCGCTCGTTTGATTGCCAGCGGTTTCGTGCTGCCTGATTGATGCGTCGGGACTGGTCGGCAAACAGGAATGCTGCTCGGGAAATAGGTGATGGACTTAGATGCTGGTATGCCGATAGTGTGAATGTGTTTTCGGTGAATACTCGCCAACATAACAGCCGCAGCCGCTCGCTAACCAAGGCAGGTTGGTGGGGTCGCGTGCTGATCGCGGCTTTGTTCGCTTTCTACCTCCATTACATTCCCCTTCACCTCGCGACGGCAGCGCATTTGGATGGTTTTTTGGAGTCGGTTGCTCATGCGGTATCTCATCAGGACGGACACGATGACGCCGATCATCATGACGACAACGATCACCACACACCGCATCCGTCGTCCGACCACACACTGACCCTCACGGCGCAGACGCAATCACCCGTTTCCGTTCTCGCCGTCGTCTGCGTCCTTGCGGACACTTCGATTCTCATTGAGTTGTCCCAACCACAGAGGCCCATTCCAGTCTTCGAGCGCATCCGACCACCTGGCGATTCTCCGCCCGATCCACTCCATCCTCGCGCTCCGCCTCTCGCCTGATTCCTCCCTCGTTTCGACGCGCTGTCCTGTTCGGCGCGTGACGCCTTTTCTCTGTCTGAATGCTCCGCAGGCAGTCTCAATTCCGGGCGTGTTGCTTTTGGGGCCGAGAACCCGTTTTCCGATTATGAATCGAATCTGTTTTAGTGTGCCGGGCTTAACCGTGGGGGTTGGTTTAACTTTTGTATTGGCCGGGTGCGCTACCAATCCACCTGCCAAAGGCGATTCCCGGTCGGAATCGCAGGCACAAAGTGCCGCGTCCATCCCGTCTGCCGCCGCTCCAAAACCGCCACAATCAGCCGCGCCGGTGAAAGAGCCGACCGGCGCGCTGACGCTCCGCGATGCGCTGGCCCTGGCGTTGACGGAAAACCCGGAGCTTGCGCCGTTCGCGTGGCAGGCGCGGGTGAACGAGGCGCGCATTTTGCAAGCGGGATTGCGGCTCAATCCCGAGTTGGGTTTGCAGGTGGAGGACGTCCTTGGCACGGGTGATTTCAGCGGCGGACAGGAAGCGCAAATCACGCTCCAACTCAGCCAGGTGATCGAACTAGGCGGCAAGCGGGCGGCGCGGACTGAACTCGCCTCGCAGGCTCGGGGTGTCACCAGGTCGGCGTATGAATTGAAGCGGGTGGAGGTTTTGGGCGAGGTCGCGCAACGCTTCATTCAGGTAGTTGCGAATCAACACGCTTTGGATCTGGCGCTGACGAATCGTCAGTTGGCGGCAGATGCGCTGCGCACGGTGCGGGAGCGCGTGACGGCGGGGAAAGGTTCGGCGCTGGAGGAACGGAAGGCGCAGGTGGCGCTGGCGCGCGGCGACGTTCTCGTCGGGAGTGCGCGCTATGTGCTGGAAACTTCGCGGAAAAAACTCGCTGCGAGTTGGCGGAGCAAGCAGCCGGTGTTCGAGCGGGCGCAAGCGGATTTGTTCGCCCGCAAACCGGTTCCCGCTTTCGAGGGATTGGTGGAGCGCATTTCCAGCAGCCCGGAAATCACCCGCTGGGTTTCGGAGAAAAAGCTTCGCGAAGCCGAAATCAAGCTGGCCGATGCGCGGCGCGTGCCGAACGTGACCGTGGGCGGAGGCATCCGCCACTTGCAAGGATCCGACGACCAGGCTCTCGTTTTTGGTTTCTCGATGCCGCTGCAATTCTTCGACCGCAATCAGGGCGGAACGGCGGAGGCGCGGGCGCTGCTGAGCCGGACGGAGGCGGAACACAAAGCGGCGGAGATTCGCCTCGGCACAGTCCTGCTGGGCCTCTATCAGGAAATGGCGTGGGCGGTGCAGGTCATGGACGGTCTGCAAAAGGAGATTGTGCCGAAGGCGGAGGATGCGCTGGCGATTTCGTGGGAGGGTTTTGCGCAGGGACGATTCTCGTATCTCGAAGTCCTCGACGCGCAGCGCACGATGTTCGACATCAAGCTGGAATATATTCAAACGGCCACCGCGTATCATCAATTCATCGTGGAGTTGGAACGGTTGATTGGACAGCCTATTGAGGGCGGCGAGCCGCAAAGGTAAACCACATCACTTTCAGATTCTCAAAAACCGACACTCCATTTTCTTATGAACAAAACGCAAATTACGGCAGTGATGCTCGTTCTGCTGGCGGGCGCTGGCCTCACATGGTTTGTGATGCGCAACGCCAAACCCGCGACCCAAGTCTCCGGCGAGGGCGGTCATGGCGGTGAAGCCGTCGCCGAAGCCGCCAAAGGCCCGCACGGCGGACGCCTGTTGAGCGAAGGTGATTTCGCGACTGAAGTGACGATCTTCGAGCGCGGCGTGCCGCCGGAATTCCGCGTCTTCCTTTACGAGAAGAGCAAACCGATTGATCCGACCGAAGCGAAGTTGACGATTGAACTGCATCGCTTCGGCGGGCGAGTGGACAAGATTGGTTTTGCGAAGCGGGATGACTACCTGCTCGGCGACCAGGAAATCGTCGAGCCGCATTCGTTCGACGTGAAGGTCATCGCCGAACACAAGGGCAAGACGCATCGCTGGGAATACGATTCCTACGAGGGCCGCACGACGATGACGCCGGAAGCGGTGAAAAGTTCGGGCATCGTTATCGAGACGGCAGGGCCGGCCAAAATCAAAACGACCATCAAGGTCAATGGCCGCGTGCAGCCCAACGAAGATCACATGACGCACGTCATTCCGCGTTATCCCGGCATCGTGAAGAAAATCCACAAACGTCTCGGCGACGCCGTGGCGAAGGATGAAGTCGTGGCCGTGGTGGAGAGCAATGAAAGCTTGCAGTCCTACGACGTGAAATCGTCCATCGCCGGAACGGTCATCGGGAAGGACGTGCGGCAGGGTGAATTCGTCAAGGAAGGCGAGGTGATTTACTCCGTGGCGGACCTCAGCACGGTTTGGGTGGACTTGAATGTGAATGGAAAAGATTTCGACAAGCTCAAGGTGGACGAGACCGTGACCATTTTCGCGGGCGAAAGCACGACCAGCGAGACGGGCACGGTGAGTTACATCTCGCCTTTTGGCGCGGAGGACACGCAGACGATGCTGGCGCGGGTTGAGTTGCCCAACCCGACCGGCAAATGGCGTCCGGGTCTGTTTGTCACCGGCGAAATCATCGTGGAAGAAGCTGAAGTGCTCGTGGCCGTAAAATCCAGCGCACTCCAAACTTTCCGCGATTGGAAGGTTGTGTTTATGAACGATGGCAACATTTTTGAAATCGCCATACTGGAGTTAGGCCGCCGCGACGCGGAATGGGTGGAGGTGGTTTCCGATCTGCGCGCCGGGCAGAAATACGCCGCTGAGAACAGTTTCATCATCAAGGCGGACATTCTGAAGTCCGGCGCTTCGCACGACCATTGAACCAACCCATCGGTTATGACCTACACGATTCTCAAATTCGGCCTATCGGCGGCGGTGATTGTCGCCGTTTCGGAATTCGCCAAACGTAGTTCGCTATTGGGCGGCTTGCTAGCCTCGCTGCCGCTGACTTCCCTGCTCGCCTTCGTCTGGCTTTGGCAAGACACGCGCGACGCACAAAAGGTCGCCGCTCTGTCCAGCAGCATCCTTTGGCTCGTGCTCCCATCGCTGGTGTTGTTCCTCGTACTGCCCGCGCTGTTGAAGCGTGGCGTCCATTTTTATCCGGCCCTCGGGGCTGCGGTTGCCGTCATGCTGGTTTCCTACGGGGCAATGGTTTTCACACTCGGCAAATTCGGCGTCAAACTCTGAATTCCCATGAAAGAAATCAAAGCCATCCTCCGCACCGGGGAACAGCAGGACCAGGCGGTCTAGAGGGTTATTTATGCTCGAACGACTCATCCATTTTTCCATCCGCCAGCGCTGGTTCATCCTCCTCGTCACGGCGGCCATCGCCGTGCTGGGCCTGTACAATTACCAGCGGCTCACCATTGACGCCGTGCCGGACATCACCAATGTCCAGGTGCAGATCAACACCGAAGCGGCCGGCTACTCGCCGCTCGAAGCCGAGCAGCGCATCACCTATCCCGTCGAGACGGCGATGGGCGGATTGCCATACCTCGAATACACCCGCT
This sequence is a window from Verrucomicrobiales bacterium. Protein-coding genes within it:
- a CDS encoding YnfA family protein; translation: MNSHLSAIGLFAVTALAEIFGCYSVYLWLNLKRTPLWLLPGAVSLALFAWLLTLHPSAAGRTYAAYGGIYIAASLAWLKWVDGHSPDRWDFIGAAVCLLGAAIICFAPRAGV
- a CDS encoding TolC family protein, whose product is MNRICFSVPGLTVGVGLTFVLAGCATNPPAKGDSRSESQAQSAASIPSAAAPKPPQSAAPVKEPTGALTLRDALALALTENPELAPFAWQARVNEARILQAGLRLNPELGLQVEDVLGTGDFSGGQEAQITLQLSQVIELGGKRAARTELASQARGVTRSAYELKRVEVLGEVAQRFIQVVANQHALDLALTNRQLAADALRTVRERVTAGKGSALEERKAQVALARGDVLVGSARYVLETSRKKLAASWRSKQPVFERAQADLFARKPVPAFEGLVERISSSPEITRWVSEKKLREAEIKLADARRVPNVTVGGGIRHLQGSDDQALVFGFSMPLQFFDRNQGGTAEARALLSRTEAEHKAAEIRLGTVLLGLYQEMAWAVQVMDGLQKEIVPKAEDALAISWEGFAQGRFSYLEVLDAQRTMFDIKLEYIQTATAYHQFIVELERLIGQPIEGGEPQR
- a CDS encoding efflux RND transporter periplasmic adaptor subunit, encoding MNKTQITAVMLVLLAGAGLTWFVMRNAKPATQVSGEGGHGGEAVAEAAKGPHGGRLLSEGDFATEVTIFERGVPPEFRVFLYEKSKPIDPTEAKLTIELHRFGGRVDKIGFAKRDDYLLGDQEIVEPHSFDVKVIAEHKGKTHRWEYDSYEGRTTMTPEAVKSSGIVIETAGPAKIKTTIKVNGRVQPNEDHMTHVIPRYPGIVKKIHKRLGDAVAKDEVVAVVESNESLQSYDVKSSIAGTVIGKDVRQGEFVKEGEVIYSVADLSTVWVDLNVNGKDFDKLKVDETVTIFAGESTTSETGTVSYISPFGAEDTQTMLARVELPNPTGKWRPGLFVTGEIIVEEAEVLVAVKSSALQTFRDWKVVFMNDGNIFEIAILELGRRDAEWVEVVSDLRAGQKYAAENSFIIKADILKSGASHDH
- a CDS encoding efflux RND transporter permease subunit codes for the protein MILKTVEFSLRQRALVLLATFILIGVGVWSALRLPIDAVPDITNPQVLLNTAVPALAPEEIEKLVTLPLESQMAGLPGMIELRTLSKFGLSQIRMTFEDDVDLYRTRQLVTERLLSAAEKLPPDLQPRLAPISTALGEIFYYSVEFATDTTNKPPSRYEQLQSLKQIQEYVISPLLRQTPGVAEVNTSGGYERQIVIMPDAARLASVGLSLDELAHAIGENTENVGGGMVEIGGEQIVIRANSRVNTTEEIAQLPLKFAGATQPLLVQDVAKVGIGSGYRTGAATVDGQESVIGGALMLAGGNSRIVARDVAAKLAHIQEKLPPGVDVRPLYNRSDLINGTLQTVKANLFEGALLVVVVLFAMLGNFRAAVIVALAIPLSMLFAMIGMAQSGVSGNLMSLGAVDFGLVIDGAVIMSENIIRHLALKQKALGRELTTAERLEEVRSGARESANPMFFGVLVVTIVYVPILALTGIEGKMFRPMALTVIFALAGSLVLALTLTPVLCSYFLRGKIKEDEENWLVHFFKAIYRPVLTWALRFKLVVVTAAVVLVGSALFLFTRLGADFIPQLDEGTMLLQFIRSSSAGMDASTDLQQKSEKLLLEKFPEIDRVFGLIGTAEIAVDPMGPNLCDTYVEFKPRREWREIAGETATKEQLIDLMRRELAVHAPGQTYLFTQPILMRFNEMMAGVRADIAVKVFGDDFKELERLSTEIRDLLRKIPGAGDVEFDAFGRSPLLEIKPDRDALRRYNLQAGDLNQAIATALAGEEVGTVIEGNRRFPIVVRLAEDARRSVDTMKRLPVRTDVGGLLTLGQVATFQMTEQVGAVTRESGQRRSAILVNLRGRDTEGFVKEAMSRIKTEVKFPSGYYYEFGGQYENLQKARARLAIIVPMALVFIFLLIFTSLGGLRHTLMVCTGIPLAMAGGVFALWLRDMPFTISAGVGFIALTGVAVLDDLMMCSYFHVLREQGRDIATSVREGAMTRLRPVLMTALVASFGFVPMAISTGAGAEVQRPLATVVLGGIITSTFLTLVLLPVLYEWLEGKKKPANDAPSESPSSEGGPSPDAATTS
- a CDS encoding DUF3147 family protein yields the protein MTYTILKFGLSAAVIVAVSEFAKRSSLLGGLLASLPLTSLLAFVWLWQDTRDAQKVAALSSSILWLVLPSLVLFLVLPALLKRGVHFYPALGAAVAVMLVSYGAMVFTLGKFGVKL